The nucleotide sequence TTCTAGGCTATTCGGTTATATCCAGTGCGCAATACTTCCAGGATGCATACAGATTTAGCCAAACGAACTACGGTATCGGAAGTACGGCTAGAATGCAGGGGATAGGGGGTGCTCAGATCGCTCTTGGAGGAGACATCAGTTCCGCGATTTCAAACCCAGCGGGTTTAGGGTTTTTTAATAAGAGTGTTTTTGTCGTAACTCCCTCGATAGATTTTATTGATGCGAATACAGAATACGATATCTTTTCGTCTGATGATATTCTTAATCAAGGTTCTGAAGAAACGTTTAAGAATAACTTCAACTTTGCTAATATCGGTACAGTTATAAATTTTGGTAAAGGCCGTTTTACAAATGATAAATTCAAAGGCGGCTCTTTAGCGCTTTCGCTTAGCAGAAATAACACTTATCATCTTACCAGAAGTTATGAAGGTCCAAATGGATTCAATTCCATAGTAGATAATATTTTATTGGAAGCAGGTTCTCAGAATTCAGATGACTTAAGTGAGCTTGGATTTGCGGCTTTTGATCAATTTATTGTCACGCCAATAACCGACGGGAATGGAAATGTTCAATCTTACGATGCTTTTGTAGGTGGTTTTCCTGTTCAAAGTGAGACAATAAAAGAAACAGGCTCTCACTACCAGTTTAATCTGGCTTGGGGTGGCAACTATGATGATAAGCTCTATTTCGGAGGAGGAATGGGCGTACAAGTCTTAAATTATAAACAACAAAGAAATTATCGAGAATTCGACTTTTTGTTGGATGGTAATGATGTGGATTCTCTTAATGCAATTAACATCGACGATCAAGTTAGTGTAAGAGGGACAGGAGTTAATTTCAATTTTGGCGCTATTTACAGACCTGTAAGTTTTCTAACTATTGGCGCTAGCTATACTTCACCTTCATTTTTATCGCTAGACGAAGAAAGCTTCATTGATTTAGAGGCAGATTGGGATGCAGGAAGTACATATACAGAAACTGTGGATGGAGAAACTGTAACGTACGATTTAGCGAATATTGATCCATATCAAAGTAATCTATTTGTTAATAATTATAAATTAAAAACTCCTGCCAAAATTGGAGTAGGAGCTGCTTTATTTATTGGGAAAAGTGGCTTTTTAACTGGCGATCTTGAATTTATTGATTATGGAAGTGCAAATCTTAATTCTGATGATTTCTCTACGACTGAAGACAATGATGTGATTAATGATACCTATGAATCTGTCATGAATTTAAGATTCGGGGGTGAATATCGCTTTGATAGCTTTAGACTTAGAGCTGGCTATGCTTTTTTCCCTGATCCAATAAAGGACTCAAACCTTCAAGATAGAACAAGTATAAGTTTTGGGTTTGGTTACAGAACTTTCGATTATTTCTTAGATTTTGCAATAGCTTCTAGCACTACTCAACAACAGGCTGTTCCTTATTTTATTCTAAACGATCAGCCAGTAGCAACTACAGATATTAGAAACACATCCGTGTCGATAACATTCGGACTAAACTTCTAATCTAAAAAAGCTTAATAATTTCTTTGTATTCCTGGATGGTATGATCTGCCTGATTGTACCATCCTTTCCTTCTTTGAAGTAGATCGGAGAGTGTGATAGACTTCATCAATGGTCGTGAAGTATCAAGTTTAACGCGGCTTTCAATTTGTTCAATTGGAGTATTTATGAAAATCGTGACTCCTGCCTTTTGCATTGATTCTAAGTTGTTAAAAAAGCAAGGAGTACCACCTCCTGTTGCCATCACAAACGAATCCAATCCCGCTATGATTTTTTCTAAATTTAACTTCTCAAGCTGTCTAAAATAAGCTTCGCCCTTTTGCTCAAAGATCTCATTGATAGATTGCTTAGTATCCTTTTCAATGTCCTGATCAAGATCAACAAATTGAAGTCCTAAATGAACCGCAAGATCCAATCCCATAGTGGTTTTTCCTGCGCCTGGTAAACCTATTAAAAAGACTTTTTGACTCACTGACGGTTCAATATTTCTATAACATCATCGGCTAAAGGAGTGTCATTATAATGCCACTTAGCTAAAACAACTCCATCTTTTAAAAGTAAAACGCCAGGATTCGATCGTACCATGGTTTTGAGGACGGTCGCATCAGCAAAAAAGTAAGGAGCGGCTAGCTGATTGGCATGTCTAAATGCTTCAAACTTCTCGTAACCTGAAGATGTCAAAATCCAGGGATCAAATCTTGGATTGTTATAGGTGAGGTTTCTTAACCGGTCTATTTCGTCCAGCGATGTTTTTTCAATTTGATGAATAATGATAACCAATTTTATTCCGGAAAGGAGTTGATCGGTATAATCATCATCTCCTTGCCATACATTCAGGTCCGTAATCTTTGCTGCTGCATCAGGATTAACCAACCTAGCGTCAACATACTCATATCCTTCCTCTGATGGGTAGACTTCAAATTCAAATTTTTCACCATCCTTCTTCATGATGTAGATGTACTTCAGTGGCTCTGAATTCTGCATCAATGTAGGTAAGTGATTACCAATTTTATAAGCTCTGAAATCAATGAAAGGTAAGTGTTGAATAGCGTAGATAGCCAACACAATCATAACTATTGTAGTACCTGCTACTTTGATTTCACTCATCTTGGTACTTAGCAATAACTTGTAATCACCCCTCTTCCAGAAAATCACAGCTATTAGAACTAGTAGAATAATATCTTTATAAAATGATTGCCATGGTGTTAGCTTGATAGCATCACCAAAGCACCCACAGTCTGTTACTTTATTGAAGTAAGCCGAATAAAAAGTAAGAAACGTGAAGAACACGATCATGGCTAGAAGCACCCATGCTGTTAGCCTCATTCTATAGCCAATTATTAGAGCTACCCCAAGAACAACTTCCAAAACACTAAGAACAACACTTAAGAAAAGCGCAGCTGGTACAAACCATTCAAAGAATGGAGCAATATCTGACGCGAAAACTTGAAAATATTCTTCAAGCTTAATTGCTGTACCTACAGGGTCATTTACTTTGATGATACCTGAAAAAATGAAAAGAGCACCTACTATATAGCGCGCAAATTCCTTGATTATCTTCATTGTTCGTTTAGTTTTATTAAACAAAAAACCGAATAGTTGATCATATCCTGATAATTAGCATCAATGCCCTCCGAAATCAACGTTTTACCTGAGTTGTCCTCTATCTGTTTCACTCTCATCAGTTTCATCAGAATAATGTCTGTCATTGAACTTACTCGCATTTCTCTCCATGCCTCACCATAGTCATGATTTTTGGCGGATAGCAAATGCATAGTATCACTTGCAACCTTATCATATTTTGGTTCCAGTTTATTGAATGGAATTTCCATCTCCTCTGTTTCATCCAGATCTATTTGAATGATGGCGATGATGCAATAGTTAA is from Marinobacter alexandrii and encodes:
- a CDS encoding DUF1599 domain-containing protein, with protein sequence MKIETEQQYKEIISECKEIFAKKTKDYGTAWRILRLPSITDQIFIKAQRIRSIQEKGENKVGEDIGNEFIGIINYCIIAIIQIDLDETEEMEIPFNKLEPKYDKVASDTMHLLSAKNHDYGEAWREMRVSSMTDIILMKLMRVKQIEDNSGKTLISEGIDANYQDMINYSVFCLIKLNEQ
- a CDS encoding BT_3928 family protein, which codes for MKIIKEFARYIVGALFIFSGIIKVNDPVGTAIKLEEYFQVFASDIAPFFEWFVPAALFLSVVLSVLEVVLGVALIIGYRMRLTAWVLLAMIVFFTFLTFYSAYFNKVTDCGCFGDAIKLTPWQSFYKDIILLVLIAVIFWKRGDYKLLLSTKMSEIKVAGTTIVMIVLAIYAIQHLPFIDFRAYKIGNHLPTLMQNSEPLKYIYIMKKDGEKFEFEVYPSEEGYEYVDARLVNPDAAAKITDLNVWQGDDDYTDQLLSGIKLVIIIHQIEKTSLDEIDRLRNLTYNNPRFDPWILTSSGYEKFEAFRHANQLAAPYFFADATVLKTMVRSNPGVLLLKDGVVLAKWHYNDTPLADDVIEILNRQ
- a CDS encoding outer membrane protein transport protein; protein product: MKIKLRIFLLSFLGYSVISSAQYFQDAYRFSQTNYGIGSTARMQGIGGAQIALGGDISSAISNPAGLGFFNKSVFVVTPSIDFIDANTEYDIFSSDDILNQGSEETFKNNFNFANIGTVINFGKGRFTNDKFKGGSLALSLSRNNTYHLTRSYEGPNGFNSIVDNILLEAGSQNSDDLSELGFAAFDQFIVTPITDGNGNVQSYDAFVGGFPVQSETIKETGSHYQFNLAWGGNYDDKLYFGGGMGVQVLNYKQQRNYREFDFLLDGNDVDSLNAINIDDQVSVRGTGVNFNFGAIYRPVSFLTIGASYTSPSFLSLDEESFIDLEADWDAGSTYTETVDGETVTYDLANIDPYQSNLFVNNYKLKTPAKIGVGAALFIGKSGFLTGDLEFIDYGSANLNSDDFSTTEDNDVINDTYESVMNLRFGGEYRFDSFRLRAGYAFFPDPIKDSNLQDRTSISFGFGYRTFDYFLDFAIASSTTQQQAVPYFILNDQPVATTDIRNTSVSITFGLNF
- a CDS encoding shikimate kinase, with product MSQKVFLIGLPGAGKTTMGLDLAVHLGLQFVDLDQDIEKDTKQSINEIFEQKGEAYFRQLEKLNLEKIIAGLDSFVMATGGGTPCFFNNLESMQKAGVTIFINTPIEQIESRVKLDTSRPLMKSITLSDLLQRRKGWYNQADHTIQEYKEIIKLF